The following DNA comes from Pochonia chlamydosporia 170 chromosome Unknown PCv3seq00025, whole genome shotgun sequence.
GGAGGCGCAGCGGAGGTGCGCCGTCTGGGGGGCGCCAGGTCGAGCCCTGTGCGCGCTCAGAGGAGGCGTACAAAGCCGTCGAATAACTCCTTTTTTCGTGGCAGAGCCTGCAAAGCCAGTAGCGTACTCCCCCGTGCTCTAAattggctccatgtcgatATATCCAGGACTCTTTCATATTCGTGCCGACAACCCGTCTGTGACGCGGTCTCTTTTTGGCGCCAATGAGTCTTCTACCGCAGTGCCATATGTTCCCCCAGTCAATATGGAACTCGCATTGGGATGTATCGTCTGCTGCAGCCTCTGGGGTGGTACTGGTCGGAGTCTGAGGTAGATCGAACACAAGAGACTGGGGTGTAGATGACACGGGGCTCGACGCTCTGCTAGAAGATATCATAATTCGGTATCAACGTAATGTACGGAGCACGACATTCATTTTGCAATAGTTTCCTGCAAGTGCAGACGCGTCAGTGCGTAGACGCGTCAGTTTGAGCATATATATTTCCACGGCCGAGCTGgccagtggtggtggcactgaGACAATTGCCCAATTAGGCACAACACCCAGACCGACTCAGACCACCCCAGACCGACTGGCCTCGCCGGTCTGACGGTCTGACGAGAATGGCCGGTCTGTCGGTCTGCGGTCTGCCAGACGGACTCAATCGGTCTGTCGGTCTGCGGTCTGCCAGACGGACTCAATCGGTCTGTCAGACGGTCCGTCTGTTAGCCACACTGAGCAGGATAtagtttcatatgaaactgaaactaTACCAGCGTCCGGTTTcatgaaactgaaactcaTCTCAGTTTCAGTCTCATAGCGTGTCTCTCCGGCACTGTCTGTTGGCCTGCGAGAAATTGGGACAATACGTGGCGTTGGACGACGAATGGGGTGTTAGGAACAATTGTTAAAGTTAATAGCTATAGGTCATATTAAACAGTGGAATAGTCCTTGTATTGAGTTATCTGGTGAGGAATTGAGCTGCCTTTTATAGTTGTCCTTGCCAATCTCAGTTTACCGATAGCTGCTGCTATCGTTGAATATCTGCCGATAGATGCATTTGTCAGCTTCCAATAACCCCTCACTATAATTCCTTTTGAAAGCTAAATATATTGAACCTTTTGTTGCAATCTTGTTTTCCTTGTAACCTTCATGATAGTTGATGCCTTGCAGGCTTGGGGGCTATTTCCGTTGACAACAATGCTAACACGAAGATCTCCAGTTCATCGCCTTGTGGCTCGTTCCACCATGGTCATTTCAGTCGATGCAGAGACTCCTATTCAGTATCGTGCACTGAAACGAGATGGTTGTCATGTAATCCGGTATCCATGCGCCGAGCTCGGTATATTTCATGCCGAACTGACACAATATATCCCCCCAAAAGTGGCTTGGGTGACGTAATATGGAGAGGTCTCGCGGTGGCGCGAAGCCAGGCCTTGGAGGGCATTGCGATATCCCCGGTGCAGGGGCGGCTCAGAGCAGCTAACTTTTGGAAGGCAGTACGAGTTGTTCGGCGGGGTTTAATTTGGAGCCTCCGTTAGCCACCTGAAGTCTGTCAACATGATTGAAAACCTCCGGGGTCCCTGGAGGAGTTTCGCGTGCCGCAAATTTGTAAATGTAAGGCCCCTCCTATTCGTGCCAGAGTAAGCTCTCTCTGTTCATTGAATGAGTAGACTTGATGTGGTTGCTAGGCTTCATAACGGGTGTCATGTAGTGAAAGAAAATAGCGAGGAATACAATACGCCTTTGTTTCGCTGGGAGCATGTCGGCGATGCGCTGTCGGTGGCAGGGAGCGACAGTTGCGGTATGGAGCCGCAAAAGTTGTGAGGGTAGATAATCAGCCAAACAGGACGGGTTATGGGGTTATGTGGCGTACAGTACCCCTGTCCTGTTTCAGGCTGCTGCGCAGGCCAGCTCCCATGCTGCCCCACATTAGCTACAATGCGTTGGCACTAGTATCTACATCCGACTAACGGGCACAATCCTGGAAGGTAATCGCGACGGCAGGGATACTCTCAGCCCCAGTAAATACCCCTTACCCCATGGAGCTGTCCTTATCCCATGAAGGATTGTGGCATGTTGCAGGTGCATGCCCTCCCGCCAGTCCCACCCACCCAGGGATGTTCTGAGTTCCACTCTAAAGATGTTTTTTGTTGCAATATTAATTCAGCGAGGTAGCGCCGTGGCGAAAATCACTCCCGCCGTCAATATATCCCGACGGAAGGTCAATGAATGGTAGTAGCCTAACCTTCCCGGCGAATACCAATTTTGTGTCGTAGCCATTCATCGGAGAGTGGATCCGAGTAGGCTTCTGAGGTCCCACGCCAAGTCTAGAGTTGGATGACTCTTCCTAGGTGCAGTGACGCCATCATATCTGCTAGCTGGTAGTCAATCTTGAACTACGACGTCATATTCGCCGTGTTGAGGACATTACACCTCCAGGGAGtccacaaacaaaccagtCTTCTTGTGGATGAGCCGAATATCTGGCTGGGTGAATAGCAGGAACGACAAGGCCTTATGTTGACCTGGATTATTCGTTTGCGTGCTCCTCGACACTATCTCGGGCCGAATCAGTAGCAACTTTCGCCTTGAGCCTTGTGTGGTTTAACTCTCGGGGACTCCTGAACGCTGTGTCCAGAAGTGGCAAATCAGAGTTGTGATCATCTCCGGAGCCCCCTTGTCCATGTTCACAGACATCCTTGCAGAGGGCTCCTTTCCCCCCATCTTTTTGTCCCGATCACCGTTCAGAACGGCCTTGCTTCAGGGGGTGGTAATTAGTGGCAGATCACCAAGACTTGCAGCAGCTTCATACGTTATGGACACCTTTACAGCCAAAGACAAACCGGGTCACCAGGTCGCTTTTTGGGCGGCCGGCGATCGATTCCTGCGACTCAAATCATAACTGCGCCAGCACAACACAgtttgttcaatgttgcagccACCATGCACGGCACCCACATTAATAGCCGCTTCAAAATCCAAACTACCGTTAATTAAAGAAGGGACTCAGGGGGCTCAGACTACCCCAACATACGACGACGATAACTGAAACAACTCAGGCGTACATACACGGATTCATCCATGTTTTCAACAGCCCAGGAAACATAAATTCGCCtgctttctttctcttttaTTTTCTTGCCGACTTTTAGTGCAACCCCTGCATGCTTAATTCAGCCTCGTTTGGGATATCTCAGTTTGTGAATCGTGACTATGGTGTAGGGGAGAGTTGGTTAGCAGAACGAAGGAAGCATATCGCTGGCTTACGTGACTGACGTTCGGACCCGTCGGCCCAAGACCAACGCTTCTACTCTAACTCAGCTGCACACAGTCCTCTGTGGCATGattttgccttgatggctttgacgACCAGGGATTTCCAGGACCAGCATGTGGCTCCCACCATCGAAGATGAATTTCACGCGTTCTTCCATATGAGCGGTGACGGAATTATAGGTAATGGCTTGCAGCTCAACGTCCACGGATTTCGAGATGGCTCGTCACGGTCTGTGATGAACCAGTATCGACGGCACCAATTGCAACGAGCCGACTCCATCCTTGCCGATGCTGACTCTTCTCGTATTATCCCCGGAAGTGAGGATCTGTTGCAGAGTCACACAACCACCGTGGTGAGGACAGCCGGCATGCAAGCCAGGTTGCAGGCTTCCTCCGCCCAAAGCGACTATATTTCCAGCATCGATACCCAGAGCCAGTATCTCCAGCTGCAACGGTGTCAGCTTCTGGAACAGTGGGCAACCTTCTTCGCCAACCAAAATCACCCGGTTCCCTGTAACCCCCAAAGTATGGAGATAGCTCCTGGTAGCGGCCAATTTTTCTCCCAGGCAGAGCTGATGCCTCAGCGAACACCATATCATTGGAGATATCAGCATCGAATGTTAGAGCAGCAAGATGTGAGTACAATTGGAATCAAACCGAATCTCCCACCCAGGTTCAATATAATCAAAAAATGGTCAAGTTGTCCAGAGCATCGAAGGTGAAAGCTAACTAATGCCACAGATAGCCTTTACGTCTCTCGATGCCGACTATGTGATGACCTTGGATCCtgacatcaacatggaaAATGCCTTTACGACACCTGGAGCAAGCTTTGGCCCGTCTACTTCACCTGCTTCATATGGCCAAAACGACCCACCCTCTGTTTACGACAATAGCACCCAGTTTAGCAACTCACCGGATATGGATCTAAAAGACCTTGGCATGCCTCCATCAGGCGGATCAAGTACAGATTTGGCCAATGAGGCTAGCAAGTACAAGACAATCAAGGAACAGGATAAATGCATTAAGGACTCATACCTGGTCAAACCCCAGCACTGGAAAATGGGACCAAGCCCTGGTACTAGGTCACAAGTGGTGACTGAAGTTGAGGAGAAGCATTTGTCGGAATCATCGGTTCAGAGATTGCTTCCTCGGCCagcctcatcatctgaagGCTCCGAGGAAAATGTGTCCGCATCATCCAAAAGTGTGCTTGAAATTGTGCCCCCTCCAGTCCTGACTGGAAAATTTTCTAGTAGATCACCCCATATCCAAGCACAGAAAGGCAACACGCAGCAATCCAAACCTCATTCCCTGGCCGAAGAGCAGAAAGGAAagcagaaccaacagcagcagcctcatcccGCTCCGCTAACTTCGTTCATGAGACTCCCCGCTTCGAAAGCCAAGAAGCCACGCGCAATCAACGAAAAAGAGCTCCGTCAGGGACTGGGCACTTCCACGGAGAATATTGAATTACTTGAGCTACTGGAATCAATATCAAACAGACCGCCCGTGCCGATTAACATATCCCATGTGTCACAGACTTCCCACATCGAACCGTACTTATCGAGGAACGCCGAGCAACAGCCCCTCCTGTCCCATACCGTGCAAAACCCGGAAACGGTATCAGCAAGACAAGGCCCTCAACTACACCCGGTATCATCTGGGTCTAGAGCGCGTAAGACGGCTCCAATCGCTGCCAAAAATAGCAGGAAACGATTCATTCGATCAATCCACTCCTCCCCTACGTTGCTACTAAGAACATCTCCGAAGATTAAGCTTCTACTTCCGAGAACTCCTGGCCTATCGATGGCGGACACAGTTTCGCGGTTGCTCATGACCAAATCAAACTACGATAATATCTTGGAAATGAATGCAGTGCCTGGAATTTCATATCCAGCAGAGGCGTCAGCGAATCTCACCGCAAAACGAATATCTCACAAGGTTGCCGAGCAAGGACGAAGAGACCGTATCAATTCTGCTCTGCAAATTATGGCGAGCTTTTTGTTGGATGAACAAAAGTTGGAcgagggtgatgatgtggagcacaaggatggcaaggcaCACTCGAACATTCTGAACAGCAAAGCAAGTGTGGTGGAAAATGCCATTTCGTATATGATAAAACTTCGAAATGAAAATGACGACCTGAGACAAGAGCTGCGAAACTTAAAGACCAAGCTGAAAGAAGCTAAAGAAGCCCGTGGCATAGCCAACGCGGCAGCGGTGATGCAAATATAGCTTACTAGTCTCAGAATACCTCACAATCTCATCTGGTTTTGGTCACAGCAGGTTGGAGACCCACGACCTCATCGTATACGAGTCGATGGTAATGGCGTAAGGAGTTCAAAATGGGGAATGAAACGGTATGCCCAGCTTGTATGCATGGTGGGAGGACATTGGAAGTGCTTCTTATTGTCAACGGAATTGGTCCTCAAGGCCCCATGGCTACATCAACGTACAGGTTGCCAGATAATCAAGAAAGCATGATTATCCAATGAAGATTGGTGTGATCTCAGCGAGCTCATGTAGAGCTTTCAACCTCTGTATCGTCAGACAATGCGAACCCAAGGTTGGGACAAAGGTGATGGCCCATGGACGCTTGTGGGGACTGCTTGTGGGGCTGGAATGTCTGCTCAAGCATTTTGAATCACCTCTATTCGCCAGATCATGAGGCCCGTGGGTGTGGTGCTCTATGGTCCGGCTTTCGACCCGGCCATCCCATGCCGAACGCCACTGGCGCAACCCCATCCTGCAGCCCATGAACAATTTGACAGCCCGCAGGCGCCAGCAGCCTGCCCCAGAAGGGTCTACAAATGGTTTAGGTTTGAGACCCACGTGGTGCAAATCTTGACACCACCTGAGAGGACCAGGTTGCGGTGCAATCCCTGTCGTCAATCTCCACTTCATCCGGCACTGCCACGCTCCACCTTATTTTGGAAGAAGGATTGTTCCCAGGAGTCCGAGATAAAGTGGGCCTGGCTGGAGTAACACCTGTTAGGGCCTTGATCCGAACTTGCCCTAGTTTCGTGTAACTGTTGCGTTATGAAGTTCCGATTTTAGTTTACTACTTAGACACTGAGCTCGATTGCCTCTACACTTGCTTGTCTTTTCTTCCCCCATTTTACCAAACTGTTGCAGTGGTCCTTTTAAATACAAAAtatcttcctttcgtccgaacGTTTTACCCctcataattgctttttcctaCAAACTTTATTCCATTAATGTAGTTGTCATGACGATGTCATGACACTGAATCTGCTTGTTCAGTCgacagaggcagccttatccgacacTGCTAGTCACTAGGCTCTTTTCGCTGTCGTTGTCGTCACAAAGCGACATAGCCCCTAACTCGAGGGACGGCTGCGCTTTTATGCCTTTGCTTTCGTGGCCGGGGCCTCTGTGCGAAATGTCGGTCCAATTGTGCGGGCTACTGTGGGCAGAATTACCGCAGCTAATCCGTCGCGGCGTTCCACTCCAAGAGCTACCAGAGCCAAGGTGTcgtgtcaagatcaagtcgctcattcagGGTTCAAAGTCACTACACGAAAGTCCACATATGGACTCACATATGGATCCATTTCAATTGCActccatgccaccagaccctgTTGTGGCTTTCTGTCACTCCACGGAACCCCGGCCACATATGTCAATGGTGGAAATTATGGTAATTTCATCCGGGGGTTAAGAAATACCTAATAAACGCATAGTGTATGAGGCAAATTTGAAGTACTTGCTAACTGGTCTGAGACACCAAATTTCAGCTCACTTCAGCTCACTTGACCTCAGCTACGGCGCCGCTCATGGATGACGAGCTGACTGACCAGAAAGAGCTGCATGAACCGTGGATCTGACAATGGACCTTTTCCTCATATTTCCTCATCAGTCCTACTGTGCCTTCGACTCGGCGCATGTTGTATTGCCTCGCAATGTTCCCTGCGTCTGACTACCTTGACTCAGTTTTGCTCCATGGCGGCCGTTTCGGTCTGATGCCACCCGATTTTCAGTTGTAAATAATCGAATAATGATGGGTGATAATAAACCCGATTATAGGCAACATTTACCCTCTGCAAGAGAAAAATTGACGGTGGCGATCCCAGATCGaacagaagaagatgaagaacgTCTGTTCCGCATTTTCCGTGGCTGGACACTGACCGAAAGAGATGGCCAGACGCGACAATGGGTCTATCAATTTGGTTGTGATATTCAGAATGTCGCGACGAAAGAACGCCGCTGGGTCTGTTGTCTGTGTGTAAAACGGAAGGATCCCAGACCGAAGAATTACAACCATA
Coding sequences within:
- a CDS encoding phosphorus acquisition-controlling protein (similar to Metarhizium acridum CQMa 102 XP_007809352.1), producing MALTTRDFQDQHVAPTIEDEFHAFFHMSGDGIIGNGLQLNVHGFRDGSSRSVMNQYRRHQLQRADSILADADSSRIIPGSEDLLQSHTTTVVRTAGMQARLQASSAQSDYISSIDTQSQYLQLQRCQLLEQWATFFANQNHPVPCNPQSMEIAPGSGQFFSQAELMPQRTPYHWRYQHRMLEQQDIAFTSLDADYVMTLDPDINMENAFTTPGASFGPSTSPASYGQNDPPSVYDNSTQFSNSPDMDLKDLGMPPSGGSSTDLANEASKYKTIKEQDKCIKDSYLVKPQHWKMGPSPGTRSQVVTEVEEKHLSESSVQRLLPRPASSSEGSEENVSASSKSVLEIVPPPVLTGKFSSRSPHIQAQKGNTQQSKPHSLAEEQKGKQNQQQQPHPAPLTSFMRLPASKAKKPRAINEKELRQGLGTSTENIELLELLESISNRPPVPINISHVSQTSHIEPYLSRNAEQQPLLSHTVQNPETVSARQGPQLHPVSSGSRARKTAPIAAKNSRKRFIRSIHSSPTLLLRTSPKIKLLLPRTPGLSMADTVSRLLMTKSNYDNILEMNAVPGISYPAEASANLTAKRISHKVAEQGRRDRINSALQIMASFLLDEQKLDEGDDVEHKDGKAHSNILNSKASVVENAISYMIKLRNENDDLRQELRNLKTKLKEAKEARGIANAAAVMQI